A section of the Pseudomonas prosekii genome encodes:
- a CDS encoding sarcosine oxidase subunit delta, producing MLHIFCPHCGELRSEEEFHASGQAHIPRPLDPAACSDEEWGDYMFFRDNPRGLHHELWIHAAGCRQYFNATRNTVTYEILETYKIGAKPQFTDKTDSPKAAATALGEKV from the coding sequence ATGTTGCATATCTTCTGTCCTCACTGCGGCGAGCTGCGCTCCGAAGAGGAATTCCATGCATCCGGCCAGGCGCACATTCCGCGCCCACTGGACCCGGCGGCCTGCTCCGACGAGGAGTGGGGCGACTACATGTTCTTCCGCGATAACCCGCGCGGCCTGCACCACGAACTGTGGATTCACGCCGCCGGTTGCCGCCAGTACTTCAACGCGACCCGCAACACCGTGACCTACGAGATTCTGGAAACCTACAAGATCGGCGCCAAGCCACAATTCACCGACAAGACCGATAGCCCGAAAGCGGCCGCCACGGCTCTGGGAGAGAAGGTATGA
- a CDS encoding TraX family protein, giving the protein MHMTQRDGALDLLKWLALMSMVLDHLRYVGYSVDFLYVPGRLAFPWFCLAMAANLARVNAAAANSQWRYLGWLLLFSAISEIPYRLFIPDPDTLNVMPTLVLGLLVARGWRQPTLQSRWLAVGAVVIAALFAQRLMFGFFGVLLPLAMLLVFRRPWYFSLLPGIVCLAANQWQVLYSAARWGNGTAIGGFVICLIAPVLGVFLLRHAKNVKPPPMRRWAYALYPMHFLLLLLIRELVA; this is encoded by the coding sequence ATGCACATGACGCAAAGGGACGGCGCGCTGGATCTGCTCAAGTGGCTGGCGCTGATGAGCATGGTGCTCGATCACCTGCGATATGTCGGTTACTCCGTCGATTTTCTGTATGTGCCGGGTCGGCTGGCGTTTCCGTGGTTTTGCCTGGCGATGGCGGCGAATCTGGCGCGGGTCAACGCGGCGGCCGCGAACAGCCAGTGGCGTTATCTGGGCTGGTTGCTGCTGTTCAGCGCAATCAGCGAAATCCCCTATCGACTGTTTATTCCTGATCCCGACACGCTGAACGTGATGCCGACCCTGGTCCTCGGTCTGCTGGTGGCGCGCGGCTGGCGGCAACCGACGCTGCAATCGCGATGGCTGGCGGTGGGCGCGGTGGTGATTGCGGCACTTTTTGCACAACGGCTGATGTTCGGGTTTTTCGGCGTGCTGCTGCCGCTGGCGATGCTCCTGGTGTTTCGCCGGCCATGGTATTTCAGCCTGTTGCCGGGGATCGTCTGTCTGGCGGCCAACCAATGGCAAGTGCTGTACAGCGCGGCGCGTTGGGGCAACGGCACGGCGATTGGCGGTTTCGTGATTTGCCTGATTGCGCCAGTGCTGGGAGTGTTCTTGTTGCGACACGCCAAAAACGTCAAGCCGCCACCGATGCGCCGCTGGGCGTATGCGCTGTATCCGATGCATTTTTTGCTGTTGTTACTCATCCGCGAGCTTGTCGCATAA
- a CDS encoding sarcosine oxidase subunit beta, with product MQRYSGFGLFKHSLSHHENWQKMWRTPTPKKVYDVVIVGGGGHGLATAYYLAKEHGITNVAVVEKGWLGGGNTARNTTIVRSNYLWDESAHLYEHAMKLWEGLSQDLNYNVMFSQRGVYNLCHTLQDIRDSERRVSANRLNGVDGELLDAKQVADEIPYLDCSKNTRYPVMGATVQRRGGVARHDAVAWGFARAADALGVDLIQQTEVIGFRKENGVCIGVETNKGFIGAKRVGVVTAGNSGHMAKLAGFRLPIESHPLQALVSEPIKPIIDSVIMSNAVHGYISQSDKGDLVIGAGIDGYNGYGQRGSYPVIEHTIQAIVEMFPVLSRVRMNRQWGGIVDTTPDACPIISKTPVPNMFFNCGWGTGGFKATPGSGNVFAASLAKGEMHPLAAPFSIDRFHNGALIDEHGAAAVAH from the coding sequence ATGCAACGCTACTCAGGCTTCGGCCTCTTCAAGCACTCCCTCAGCCATCACGAAAACTGGCAGAAGATGTGGCGCACGCCGACCCCGAAAAAGGTCTATGACGTGGTCATCGTCGGCGGTGGCGGGCATGGTCTCGCCACGGCTTATTACCTGGCCAAAGAGCACGGCATCACCAACGTCGCCGTGGTCGAAAAAGGCTGGCTGGGCGGCGGCAACACCGCGCGCAACACCACCATCGTCCGCTCCAACTATCTGTGGGACGAGTCGGCGCACTTGTACGAACACGCGATGAAACTGTGGGAAGGCCTGTCCCAGGACTTGAACTACAACGTGATGTTCTCGCAGCGCGGCGTTTACAACCTGTGCCACACCCTGCAAGACATTCGTGATTCCGAGCGTCGGGTCAGCGCCAACCGCCTCAACGGCGTCGACGGCGAGCTGCTCGATGCCAAGCAAGTGGCCGACGAGATTCCGTACCTCGATTGCTCGAAAAACACCCGCTATCCGGTGATGGGCGCCACCGTCCAGCGTCGCGGCGGCGTCGCCCGTCACGATGCCGTGGCGTGGGGTTTCGCCCGTGCCGCTGACGCACTCGGCGTGGACCTGATTCAGCAGACCGAAGTGATCGGTTTCCGCAAGGAAAACGGCGTGTGCATCGGCGTTGAAACCAACAAAGGCTTCATCGGCGCCAAGCGCGTCGGCGTAGTGACTGCCGGTAACTCCGGGCACATGGCCAAGCTCGCCGGTTTCCGCCTGCCGATCGAATCCCACCCGCTGCAAGCGCTGGTGTCCGAGCCGATCAAGCCGATTATCGACAGCGTGATCATGTCCAACGCGGTGCACGGTTACATCAGCCAGTCCGACAAGGGCGACCTGGTAATCGGCGCCGGTATCGACGGCTACAACGGCTACGGCCAGCGCGGTTCGTACCCGGTGATCGAGCACACCATCCAAGCCATCGTCGAAATGTTCCCGGTGTTGTCGCGCGTACGCATGAACCGCCAGTGGGGCGGCATCGTCGACACCACGCCGGATGCGTGCCCGATCATCTCGAAAACTCCGGTGCCGAACATGTTCTTCAACTGCGGTTGGGGCACCGGCGGCTTCAAGGCCACACCTGGCTCGGGCAACGTGTTTGCCGCGAGTCTGGCCAAGGGTGAAATGCACCCGTTGGCCGCACCTTTCTCCATCGACCGTTTCCACAACGGTGCGTTGATCGATGAACACGGCGCTGCTGCGGTTGCCCACTAA
- the glyA gene encoding serine hydroxymethyltransferase: MFSKQDQIKGYDDALLAAMNAEEQRQEDHIELIASENYTSKRVMQAQGSGLTNKYAEGYPGKRYYGGCEHVDKVEALAIERAKQLFGADYANVQPHSGSQANAAVYLALLNAGDTVLGMSLAHGGHLTHGAKVSFSGKLYNAVQYGIDTKTGLIDYDEVERLAVEHKPKMIIAGFSAYSKTLDFPRFREIADKVGAYLFVDMAHVAGLVAAGLYPNPLPYADVVTTTTHKTLRGPRGGLILAKANEALEKKFNAAVFPGGQGGPLMHVIAGKAVCFKEALEPGFKAYQQQVIDNAQAMAGVFIERGYDVVSGGTDNHLFLVSLIRQGLTGKEADAALGRAHITVNKNAVPNDPQSPFVTSGLRIGTPAVTTRGFKVSQCVTLAGWICDILDNLGDADVEANVAQQVSALCADFPVYR; this comes from the coding sequence ATGTTCAGCAAGCAAGACCAGATCAAGGGCTACGACGATGCACTGCTGGCGGCGATGAATGCCGAGGAGCAACGCCAGGAAGATCACATCGAACTGATCGCGTCAGAGAACTACACCAGCAAACGCGTCATGCAAGCGCAGGGCAGCGGCCTGACCAACAAATACGCCGAAGGTTATCCGGGCAAGCGCTACTACGGCGGCTGCGAGCACGTCGACAAGGTTGAAGCGCTGGCCATCGAACGCGCCAAGCAACTGTTCGGCGCCGATTACGCCAACGTCCAGCCGCACTCCGGCAGCCAGGCCAACGCTGCGGTTTACCTGGCATTGCTCAACGCCGGCGACACCGTGCTGGGCATGAGCCTGGCCCACGGCGGTCACCTGACCCACGGCGCCAAAGTGAGCTTTTCCGGCAAGCTGTACAACGCCGTGCAGTACGGCATCGACACCAAAACCGGGCTGATCGACTACGACGAAGTCGAGCGTCTGGCGGTCGAGCACAAACCGAAAATGATCATCGCCGGGTTCTCGGCGTATTCGAAGACGTTGGACTTCCCGCGCTTTCGCGAGATTGCAGACAAGGTCGGCGCATACCTCTTCGTCGACATGGCTCATGTTGCCGGTCTGGTCGCCGCGGGTTTGTACCCGAACCCGCTGCCGTACGCCGACGTAGTCACCACCACCACCCACAAGACGTTGCGCGGTCCGCGTGGCGGTCTGATCCTGGCCAAGGCCAACGAAGCGCTGGAAAAGAAATTCAACGCGGCGGTGTTCCCCGGTGGTCAGGGCGGCCCGTTGATGCACGTGATTGCCGGTAAAGCGGTGTGCTTCAAGGAAGCGCTGGAGCCAGGTTTCAAAGCGTATCAACAACAAGTGATCGACAACGCCCAAGCAATGGCCGGCGTGTTCATCGAGCGCGGCTATGACGTCGTGTCCGGCGGCACCGACAACCACCTGTTTCTGGTCAGCCTGATCCGTCAGGGCCTCACCGGCAAAGAGGCGGACGCCGCACTCGGCCGCGCCCACATCACCGTCAACAAGAACGCCGTGCCGAACGACCCGCAGTCGCCGTTCGTGACCTCGGGCCTGCGCATCGGCACCCCGGCGGTGACCACGCGCGGTTTCAAAGTCAGCCAGTGCGTGACGCTGGCCGGCTGGATCTGCGACATCCTCGACAACCTCGGCGATGCCGACGTCGAGGCCAATGTCGCGCAGCAAGTGTCGGCCCTGTGCGCAGACTTCCCGGTTTATCGCTGA